One Maribacter sp. HTCC2170 genomic window, TTTCAAATTTCTTGAAAAACACGATAATGTTGCTCTACATTTAGACAATTTCAATGATGCCAAATTTGGCCCTGGTTGGTCCTGGGATGATTATCACTATTATTATTCTGCTGAACGAAATGGATTTCCAGTCTTTGGAAATATCTTAACTATTCAAAATAGCGATTCGTTGAATATTTTGCCATCGTTTTTTCAGGATAGTATCATCGACAAGGAATACTATATTAATAGAGAGTTAGAACAAAACACCTTTTACTTCAATTCCACTCAAAAAGATACTGTCGAGATTCCTCTTATGGTCCAGAAAGGATTGACAAAAAATCTGCTGGAGAATATCCTCAAAAAAGAAGTTCGATTAGTTTCTGGGATGCCAAGCGGCGAAAAGAAAGTGTTATATGGTATTCAATCCGATTCAGTGTTCAGAAGAATGATGGAGGTGAGCGATAATTTTCTGGCTGAGCAACTCTTAATAGTTGGCTCCTCTACCCTATCGGATACTTTAAACAGTAAAAAGTCTAGAGATTTTATTCTTAAAAATCATCTATCTGGCTTAAGACAACCACCACGTTGGGTAGATGGGTCTGGCCTTTCACGCTATAATCTTTTCACGCCCGAATCAATGGTACATATACTTCAAAAATTGTATAGTGAAATTCCCAAAGAGCGCTTGTTTCAATTCTTTCCAACAGGTGGGGTGTCGGGAACCATTGAAGATTGGTATGCTGGAAATACTAAACCCTATATTTATGCCAAAACCGGTAGTTTGGGCAATAATCACTGTTTAAGTGGCTATCTAATTACAAATTCGGGTAAAACATTGGTTTTCAGCTTTATGAACAATCACTTTATGGAAAGCTCTTCGGTTATAAAAGAAAGAATGCAAACCATTTTTGAAGAAATTCGGGATAACTATTAAATTGATTTACCTAATCCAACAGTTTGTTTATTTGGGCATATTGTAATAACATAATGGTCTTGGCATCCTTGATATCTCCTGTCTTTATCATATTCAAAGCCTCTTGGAACCCAACTTCCAGAACTTCTATGTTTTCAGATTCATCCTCTGCTCCTCCACCCTCACTTACTTTCATGGTATCTTCATATTCTGCCACAAAAAAATACAGAATCTCGGTTACCGAACCCGGCGACATATAGGATTCATACACTTTTTGTACATTTTCAACCTTATAACCGGTCTCTTCCTCTGCCTCTTTTTTGATGCAATCCTCGGGGTGGTCTCCATCCAACAACCCCGCACAGACTTCTATCATCATACCGTCATTATTACCGTTTACATAAGTTGGCATTCTAAACTGTCGTGTTAATACCACAGTACCTTTACTTTGATCGTAAAGAAGAATCGCTGCACCATTGCCGCGATCATAAGCCTCCCGTACTTGGGTTTCCCATGTACCGTCTTCTTTTTCGTATTCGAAACTTATCTTATTTAAAGTATACCAGTTATCTGATAATAACTCGGTCTTTATATTCCTAATGCTTCCTTTTTTCAATTCTGTTACGTTTTTAGAAGCGGTTATCCCCACCAACAATGTCACCTATAGTACCAAGAATACTACCTTCTCCTTTATCCTTTCCTCCTCGTGGAATGGACGCCAATACACGACCTGCCAACCTACTGAATGGTAAAGACTGTACATAAACTGTCCCGGGTCCTTTTAAGGTCGCAAAAAACAATCCTTCGCCTCCAAATACTGTATTCTTTATACCTCCCACAAATTCAATATCATAGTCCACATTTTGACTAAAACCTACAATGCATCCGGTATCAACTTTCATTACTTCACCAGCCGCAAGTTCTTTTTTTGCCAAGGTTCCTCCCGCATGGACAAATGCCATACCATCACCTTCTAATTTTTGCATGATAAACCCTTCGCCTCCAAATAGTCCCCTTCCCAATTTTTTTGAGAATTCTATACCAACTGAAACTCCTTTAGCAGCACATAAAAATGCATCTTTTTGACAAATGAACTTTCCGTTTTTATCAGATAGGTCAATAGGTACTATTTTACCTGGGTATGGTGCTGCAAAACTGACTTGTCTTTTTGACTGACCAATATTCAAAAATGCCGTCATAAATAGACTCTCACCTGTAAGGATTCTTTTTCCTGCGGAGAATATTTTACCAAGTACACTGTTATCCTGATTAGAACCATCCCCAAAAATAGTGTCCATCTTTATATCAGTATCCATCATCATAAAGCTTCCTGCTTCGGCAACAACCGCTTCTTGAGGATCCAACTCTATTTCAACATATTGCATTTCCTCTCCAAAAATCTCGTAATCTATTTCGTGTGCGTTCATTTTTTATAGTATTTAGGTTTTGATTGTTAGTTGATACTTTGGGATATTTGTTACAATCAGTATCGCCACAAATTATAATGACTATTTTTTCTTCAATCTCACGGTCCATTCAAATTTAAAAGTTGACACCACTACCCCTTCTTCGTTAACACCAACAGATTTCATCCAAACAGTCTGCCCCTCTCCTGTCTCAATGGTTTTATCCAATGCA contains:
- a CDS encoding D-alanyl-D-alanine carboxypeptidase/D-alanyl-D-alanine-endopeptidase produces the protein MKKIVVILLFSFLFIGCSSARKSLVKKIDSSINSDDYNNQFTGFLLVDIESRDTIYNVNSTKYFTPASNTKIFTLYTSLKLLPERIPALKYIEKKDTLFVEGTGDPSFLHPSLNDSTAFKFLEKHDNVALHLDNFNDAKFGPGWSWDDYHYYYSAERNGFPVFGNILTIQNSDSLNILPSFFQDSIIDKEYYINRELEQNTFYFNSTQKDTVEIPLMVQKGLTKNLLENILKKEVRLVSGMPSGEKKVLYGIQSDSVFRRMMEVSDNFLAEQLLIVGSSTLSDTLNSKKSRDFILKNHLSGLRQPPRWVDGSGLSRYNLFTPESMVHILQKLYSEIPKERLFQFFPTGGVSGTIEDWYAGNTKPYIYAKTGSLGNNHCLSGYLITNSGKTLVFSFMNNHFMESSSVIKERMQTIFEEIRDNY
- the nudK gene encoding GDP-mannose pyrophosphatase NudK produces the protein MKKGSIRNIKTELLSDNWYTLNKISFEYEKEDGTWETQVREAYDRGNGAAILLYDQSKGTVVLTRQFRMPTYVNGNNDGMMIEVCAGLLDGDHPEDCIKKEAEEETGYKVENVQKVYESYMSPGSVTEILYFFVAEYEDTMKVSEGGGAEDESENIEVLEVGFQEALNMIKTGDIKDAKTIMLLQYAQINKLLD
- a CDS encoding TIGR00266 family protein, with product MNAHEIDYEIFGEEMQYVEIELDPQEAVVAEAGSFMMMDTDIKMDTIFGDGSNQDNSVLGKIFSAGKRILTGESLFMTAFLNIGQSKRQVSFAAPYPGKIVPIDLSDKNGKFICQKDAFLCAAKGVSVGIEFSKKLGRGLFGGEGFIMQKLEGDGMAFVHAGGTLAKKELAAGEVMKVDTGCIVGFSQNVDYDIEFVGGIKNTVFGGEGLFFATLKGPGTVYVQSLPFSRLAGRVLASIPRGGKDKGEGSILGTIGDIVGGDNRF